From one Acidobacteriota bacterium genomic stretch:
- a CDS encoding chain length determinant family protein, with amino-acid sequence MARIEAGDSAMDTITPQEGSTYRFFLFLARRWRLILGVTGAFAVLAIVVCLLTPNEYTAEIIVLPPAQSSSLSSALLSQAGGSAALASLAGSGLGIRNPGETYASLFRTNSLEAAIVNRFHLTDRYHVRYVTEAVRKFEQRSSVNLGVKDGLLRITVSDRDPGFAAEMANGYIDEFRKQSANLAITEASQRRQFFEQQLGDAKGQLENAEQAFKHTEQTTGIVQPDSQARSLIEAAAVLRAQIVTKQVQIQSMLSYATPNNPEVVMAQQQLSALRNQLSRLSGSSEDSDTGVVLPKGKIPEAGLEYLRKYRDVKFAENLYQLLTIQYEVARLDEAREGAGIQVADPAVRPELKSGPHRLIIIFLTTLVGFAVSLLFARFFDIYVIEWRTPEGNRKVRMLREQFSARD; translated from the coding sequence ATGGCTCGGATCGAAGCAGGCGATTCAGCGATGGACACAATTACACCGCAGGAGGGATCGACTTATCGTTTTTTCCTGTTTCTCGCCAGGCGCTGGCGTTTGATTTTGGGTGTAACCGGGGCCTTCGCGGTACTGGCAATTGTGGTATGCCTCCTAACGCCGAACGAATATACCGCAGAGATCATTGTGCTTCCTCCGGCTCAAAGTTCATCTCTAAGCTCGGCGCTGCTTAGTCAGGCAGGCGGGTCTGCTGCCCTGGCATCACTCGCAGGAAGCGGCCTTGGCATTCGGAATCCAGGCGAAACCTATGCCTCTCTCTTCCGTACAAATTCGCTCGAAGCGGCAATCGTCAATCGTTTTCACCTGACGGACCGGTACCATGTGCGTTATGTCACTGAAGCTGTCAGGAAGTTCGAGCAGCGAAGCAGCGTCAACCTGGGAGTCAAAGATGGCTTACTCCGTATCACTGTAAGCGATCGTGATCCTGGTTTTGCTGCCGAGATGGCCAACGGCTACATCGATGAGTTTCGCAAGCAGTCTGCAAATCTTGCAATTACGGAAGCATCGCAGCGTCGGCAGTTCTTCGAGCAACAGCTAGGGGATGCGAAGGGCCAGTTGGAGAATGCAGAACAGGCCTTTAAACACACTGAGCAAACAACGGGTATCGTGCAGCCGGATAGCCAGGCGCGGTCTCTCATTGAAGCGGCCGCCGTACTGCGAGCGCAGATTGTAACCAAACAAGTTCAGATTCAATCCATGCTCTCATACGCCACTCCCAATAACCCTGAAGTCGTAATGGCTCAGCAACAACTGTCCGCGCTACGCAATCAACTGAGCCGTCTTTCCGGAAGCAGCGAGGACTCGGATACGGGCGTCGTGCTGCCCAAGGGAAAGATTCCGGAAGCCGGTCTCGAATATCTTCGCAAGTATCGCGATGTGAAGTTTGCAGAGAACCTCTATCAGTTGCTTACGATCCAATATGAAGTCGCTCGCCTCGATGAGGCACGTGAAGGGGCGGGTATTCAGGTTGCCGACCCTGCCGTTCGTCCTGAGCTTAAATCCGGACCGCATCGCCTCATCATTATTTTTCTTACGACCCTCGTTGGGTTCGCTGTTTCACTTCTTTTTGCCCGCTTTTTCGATATCTATGTCATTGAATGGCGCACACCGGAGGGGAATCGCAAGGTCCGCATGCTACGGGAACAGTTTTCCGCCAGGGACTAG
- a CDS encoding phosphatase PAP2 family protein — translation MPQNAAPGPLALAASMTSRSSHTEDINLVGMPKRLLRDQEVIWTSPARLRPKDAMWLVPFGVATGMLVGSDQHSMTKAIQITPDGQNKANTLSNGALAGIVAIPASGYLWSLVNYAPQAHETGLLAGEALINSYAVNTALKAVFRRDRPLVNNAAGNFFSSGATDSSFPSNHAVLAWSAAAVVASEYPGWLTRTAVYGLASSVSVSRVLAEQHFPSDVLVGSVAGWMIGRYVYKAHHSYTLNPYDSPPLPDNYVARNTSNGAGPQLPTPPPPPQFALPSAPAAKRTLVRYDGDPDAIGSTNVPMDSWIYPALERLANLGLISTQNVSIRPWTRQECKRQLEQAEELADRLSISNPGLVNEAKRLMADLDRELSEESTSYQELALESVYARYGTIAGPALYDSFHFGQTWWNDYGRPLGRGSSAIAGFSTRAHYGRLFFYAREEMQHGPGRPNETPERNQLINTIDFIQPGDPHIEPVPGSAAFTRQRPLELYAGVSFAGNALSFGKQQIYWGPTTMGPWAFSSNAEPTYNFRFVSTRPHPFPLVPSWGTYRFDVVLGKLSGHSYPARPWFNGQKISLNFGDNLELGFTRWSVFLGVGHPMTLHTFKDNIFSFNSTGGGIGGGGGSAGYGDRGDPGDRKSNFDFRYRLPYFGKFVTLYADAYSDDDPNPMAAPRRAAWSPGIYFARLPWLPHMDLRVEAASSQGLVRDFGGIHFFINNQYLDSNTNKGFLLGNAVGRDGRAIEGRTGYWFSSRTRVELGYRQNKIANGYLPQGGTITDGFLNGSFAINRHWTAQVFTQYERFLIPSYKPGSQNNTSGWLQITWNPELSLREGFSAK, via the coding sequence GTGCCGCAGAATGCTGCGCCCGGTCCGCTCGCGCTGGCCGCCTCCATGACCAGCCGGAGCTCTCATACCGAAGACATCAACCTGGTAGGAATGCCCAAGCGCCTGCTGCGCGATCAGGAGGTCATCTGGACGAGTCCGGCGCGTCTCAGGCCAAAGGATGCAATGTGGCTCGTGCCCTTCGGAGTCGCGACGGGAATGCTGGTCGGAAGCGACCAGCACTCCATGACGAAGGCGATCCAGATCACCCCGGACGGACAGAACAAAGCCAATACGCTCTCCAATGGCGCGCTTGCCGGGATTGTCGCAATTCCCGCTTCGGGCTATCTCTGGAGCCTCGTCAACTATGCTCCCCAGGCCCATGAGACTGGACTGCTTGCCGGCGAAGCGCTCATCAACAGCTATGCGGTCAACACTGCGTTGAAAGCCGTCTTTCGGCGCGACCGTCCATTGGTTAATAATGCTGCTGGAAACTTCTTCAGCTCCGGCGCGACGGATTCATCCTTCCCCTCGAACCATGCCGTGCTGGCGTGGTCTGCCGCCGCAGTTGTCGCCTCGGAATATCCCGGATGGCTCACGCGCACAGCGGTCTATGGCCTCGCGAGCAGCGTCAGCGTCAGCCGCGTGCTGGCGGAACAACACTTTCCCTCCGACGTCCTGGTCGGTAGCGTCGCAGGCTGGATGATTGGGCGCTATGTGTACAAGGCCCACCACAGCTACACGCTGAACCCATACGATTCGCCACCGTTGCCGGACAACTATGTCGCCCGTAACACCTCCAACGGAGCCGGGCCGCAGCTTCCCACACCGCCGCCACCGCCGCAGTTTGCGCTTCCCTCCGCGCCAGCTGCGAAACGTACCCTGGTTCGCTACGACGGCGACCCCGATGCCATCGGCTCAACCAATGTGCCCATGGACAGTTGGATCTATCCCGCACTCGAGCGCCTCGCCAACCTCGGCCTCATTTCAACTCAGAACGTCTCGATTCGCCCCTGGACACGGCAGGAGTGCAAGCGTCAGCTTGAACAGGCCGAGGAACTCGCCGACCGGCTCAGCATCTCGAATCCCGGCCTGGTCAACGAGGCCAAACGCCTGATGGCCGATCTCGACCGCGAGCTTTCCGAGGAGTCGACGAGCTATCAGGAGCTTGCTCTCGAATCCGTCTACGCGCGCTATGGAACCATCGCAGGCCCCGCGCTGTATGACAGCTTCCACTTTGGCCAGACATGGTGGAACGACTACGGTCGCCCACTGGGCCGCGGCTCCAGCGCCATCGCAGGCTTTTCAACGCGCGCTCACTATGGGCGGCTCTTCTTTTACGCCCGCGAAGAGATGCAGCATGGCCCCGGCCGACCCAATGAGACGCCGGAAAGAAATCAATTAATCAACACGATCGATTTCATTCAGCCTGGCGATCCGCATATCGAACCCGTTCCCGGCAGCGCGGCCTTTACGCGCCAGCGGCCGCTTGAGCTATACGCTGGAGTGTCCTTCGCTGGGAACGCGTTGTCCTTCGGCAAACAACAGATCTATTGGGGGCCGACCACAATGGGCCCCTGGGCATTCTCGAGTAACGCCGAGCCGACATACAACTTCCGCTTTGTCTCCACCCGCCCACACCCGTTTCCTCTGGTGCCCTCGTGGGGCACATACCGGTTCGATGTCGTCCTCGGCAAGCTCTCCGGGCACTCATACCCTGCCCGCCCCTGGTTCAACGGCCAGAAGATATCTCTCAACTTCGGCGACAACCTTGAGCTGGGCTTCACAAGATGGTCCGTCTTCCTGGGTGTTGGACACCCAATGACGCTTCACACCTTCAAGGACAACATCTTCAGCTTCAACTCCACCGGCGGAGGAATTGGCGGCGGTGGTGGAAGCGCCGGTTATGGAGACCGCGGCGATCCGGGTGACAGGAAGAGCAACTTCGACTTCCGCTACAGGCTGCCCTACTTCGGCAAGTTTGTCACACTCTATGCTGATGCCTACTCCGATGACGATCCCAACCCGATGGCCGCACCACGGCGCGCCGCCTGGAGCCCGGGGATCTACTTCGCCCGGCTCCCATGGCTCCCCCATATGGATCTTCGCGTGGAGGCCGCCAGCAGCCAGGGCCTTGTGCGCGATTTCGGCGGGATACACTTCTTCATCAATAACCAGTATCTCGACAGCAATACCAACAAGGGATTTCTGCTGGGCAATGCCGTGGGCCGTGACGGCCGCGCCATTGAAGGACGCACCGGTTACTGGTTCTCGTCCCGGACGAGGGTTGAGTTGGGTTACCGCCAGAACAAGATCGCTAACGGCTATCTGCCGCAGGGCGGCACCATCACAGACGGATTCCTGAATGGTTCGTTCGCCATCAATCGCCACTGGACCGCGCAGGTCTTCACGCAATACGAGCGCTTCCTCATCCCTTCCTACAAACCGGGATCGCAGAACAATACCAGCGGCTGGCTGCAAATCACATGGAATCCAGAGCTTAGCCTTCGCGAGGGCTTTTCTGCAAAGTAG
- a CDS encoding winged helix-turn-helix transcriptional regulator has protein sequence MNSLDITFAALADPTRRAILAKLAQGESTVTDLARPFAMSLPAISRHIKVLEHAGLISQSRQAQWRPCRIEPKALKEVAQWMEDYRRFWSESLDRMEAYVERLQAQDKPRKKKKTRR, from the coding sequence ATGAATTCACTGGACATCACATTTGCCGCGCTAGCCGATCCAACGCGCCGGGCGATCCTTGCGAAGCTGGCCCAGGGCGAAAGCACGGTGACGGACCTGGCCAGGCCGTTCGCCATGAGCCTGCCTGCGATCTCACGGCATATCAAGGTGCTGGAACATGCCGGGTTGATCTCCCAGAGTCGCCAGGCGCAGTGGCGGCCCTGCCGTATTGAGCCGAAGGCGCTGAAGGAGGTTGCGCAATGGATGGAGGACTACCGCCGGTTCTGGAGCGAGAGCCTCGACCGGATGGAGGCCTACGTCGAGCGACTACAGGCTCAGGACAAGCCGCGAAAGAAGAAGAAAACGCGCCGGTAA
- a CDS encoding SRPBCC family protein, giving the protein MTTIDREIAETRIVNASRELLWKVWTEPAHVTQWWGPNGFTNTTEKMDVRPDGEWVHVMHGPDGRNYPNSVVYREVVEPERLVYDHISTPHHRTTVTFEDIGGGRTKLTVTMIFDTTESKRWTEETFQAEIGLKQHLGRLQEYLSRVK; this is encoded by the coding sequence ATGACCACAATCGACAGGGAGATCGCGGAGACGAGGATCGTCAATGCCTCACGCGAGCTGCTGTGGAAGGTCTGGACGGAGCCGGCGCACGTCACGCAATGGTGGGGGCCAAACGGGTTTACGAACACTACGGAGAAGATGGACGTGCGGCCAGACGGTGAGTGGGTCCATGTGATGCACGGGCCCGATGGCCGCAACTATCCGAACAGCGTCGTCTATCGTGAGGTGGTCGAGCCGGAGAGGCTGGTGTACGACCACATCTCGACGCCGCACCATCGGACGACGGTGACCTTTGAAGATATCGGCGGCGGAAGGACGAAGCTGACGGTGACGATGATCTTCGACACGACAGAGTCGAAGCGCTGGACAGAGGAGACGTTCCAGGCCGAGATTGGACTGAAGCAGCATCTCGGACGTCTGCAGGAGTATCTGTCGAGGGTGAAGTGA
- a CDS encoding phosphotransferase: MIPQEKSEAVTRSLREAFGVTEIEDIRPITKGRTSALVFRVVARGSPFLLRIIMRPNAMIGPARHFTCMRAAAEAGLAPHVWYTSIEDGISITDFVEEVPFPVSEALVRMPAMLRTLHALPPFSGVENHLNTTCMFLMNQGPAVDGFIQKFQEANILSREERDEIFGRYAQMAAAYTRHEEDMVSSHNDLFKPDNILFDGDRVWLVDWEAAFLNDRYADLAVVANILVTDDTEERAFLQEYFGQPPDRYHLARFFLSRQVAHLFYATVFLLQGSYGKPLSQSESVPGYRDFQRKFWAGEISLVDNQTKTAYGRVHLEEFLENTRQTRFDEALRIVSDRHAYR; encoded by the coding sequence ATGATTCCACAAGAAAAAAGCGAAGCTGTGACTCGCAGCCTGCGCGAGGCTTTCGGTGTAACCGAGATCGAAGACATCCGCCCGATCACCAAGGGACGTACCTCGGCGCTTGTCTTTCGCGTCGTCGCCCGAGGGTCTCCATTCCTGTTACGGATCATCATGCGTCCCAATGCGATGATCGGCCCTGCGCGCCACTTCACCTGCATGAGGGCGGCTGCGGAAGCAGGTCTCGCCCCGCATGTCTGGTACACCAGCATCGAAGACGGAATCTCTATCACCGATTTCGTCGAAGAGGTGCCCTTTCCGGTAAGCGAGGCCCTTGTACGGATGCCAGCTATGCTACGCACGCTACACGCTCTGCCGCCGTTTTCCGGAGTCGAGAATCACCTCAATACCACATGTATGTTCCTGATGAACCAGGGACCTGCCGTCGACGGGTTCATCCAGAAGTTTCAGGAGGCAAACATACTCTCCAGAGAGGAACGTGACGAAATCTTCGGCCGATATGCGCAAATGGCCGCAGCCTACACGCGTCACGAGGAGGACATGGTCTCAAGCCACAACGATCTCTTCAAGCCGGACAATATCCTCTTCGACGGAGACCGCGTATGGCTGGTCGACTGGGAGGCTGCTTTTCTGAACGACCGCTATGCTGATCTGGCAGTCGTTGCAAATATACTCGTCACTGATGACACAGAGGAGAGGGCCTTCCTTCAGGAGTACTTTGGACAGCCACCCGATCGGTACCATCTGGCCCGATTTTTCCTCAGCCGGCAGGTCGCCCACCTCTTCTACGCCACGGTCTTCCTCCTGCAGGGTTCATACGGCAAGCCGCTGAGTCAAAGTGAGAGTGTGCCGGGATACAGAGACTTTCAGCGGAAGTTCTGGGCAGGAGAGATCAGTCTCGTGGACAACCAGACAAAAACCGCCTATGGCAGAGTTCATCTGGAAGAGTTCTTAGAGAACACACGGCAGACACGATTTGATGAAGCATTAAGAATCGTCTCCGACCGCCATGCGTACCGGTGA
- a CDS encoding DUF1080 domain-containing protein, which yields MPASYRSCARFVSSSLLWGATLLIFPVALSAQTVPPALESPAARPPVAGPHGEKLPGMPKFHDPAPYDIDEHTGYKQIFDGKSFAGWDADPSIWRVEDGIMIGETFEGKPKGNNYIVYRGDRMRDFDLKLQMKIEKGGGGGIQYRSQTGIPWTRPQPAGLPPYDLKFMMTGPQADFWFPVRASAAAYTGQWYSENTMQGILAYRGQVTQALPGQTNRLVANIGDKQALGGYVKVNEWNDYEIIARGGVMMHIMNGQLMAVFIDDNKDSVNNQPGLIGFEIESQPCKISVRDIWLRKFD from the coding sequence ATGCCGGCATCGTATCGCTCTTGTGCGCGCTTCGTTTCGTCATCACTTCTTTGGGGAGCTACGCTCCTGATTTTTCCGGTTGCGCTTAGCGCTCAAACGGTGCCGCCGGCGTTGGAGTCTCCGGCTGCGCGGCCCCCGGTGGCTGGGCCGCACGGTGAAAAGCTTCCGGGAATGCCGAAATTTCACGATCCCGCGCCTTACGACATCGACGAGCATACGGGCTACAAGCAGATTTTCGACGGCAAAAGTTTTGCCGGATGGGATGCCGACCCCAGCATATGGCGGGTCGAAGATGGGATCATGATTGGCGAGACGTTCGAGGGCAAGCCGAAGGGCAACAACTACATCGTCTATCGTGGCGACAGGATGCGCGACTTTGACCTGAAGCTCCAGATGAAGATCGAGAAGGGCGGTGGTGGCGGCATCCAGTACCGCAGCCAGACTGGCATACCGTGGACAAGGCCCCAGCCCGCCGGTCTTCCGCCCTATGACCTCAAATTCATGATGACGGGCCCGCAGGCTGACTTCTGGTTCCCCGTGCGCGCATCAGCGGCTGCTTACACCGGCCAGTGGTACTCGGAGAACACCATGCAGGGCATCCTCGCGTATCGCGGCCAGGTGACGCAGGCGCTGCCGGGGCAGACCAACCGGCTCGTAGCAAACATTGGCGACAAACAGGCGCTGGGCGGCTATGTGAAGGTCAACGAGTGGAACGATTACGAGATCATCGCCCGCGGTGGCGTGATGATGCACATCATGAACGGCCAGTTGATGGCGGTCTTCATCGACGACAACAAGGACTCGGTGAACAACCAGCCGGGTTTGATCGGCTTTGAGATCGAGAGCCAGCCCTGCAAGATCTCGGTGCGCGATATCTGGTTGAGGAAGTTCGACTAG
- the merR gene encoding Hg(II)-responsive transcriptional regulator, giving the protein MTDEMTIGTLAIHGGVNVETIRYYQRRGLLHEPSKPSGGFRRYSTETVKRVRFIKRAQALGFTLEEITGLLALDERRACLETRQAAAQKLALIEEKISDLSRIKKSLARLVHACDSSAAGEPCPIIHLLIQD; this is encoded by the coding sequence ATGACCGACGAAATGACAATTGGAACCCTGGCAATCCATGGCGGCGTCAATGTTGAGACCATCCGCTACTATCAGAGGCGGGGCCTGCTGCATGAGCCATCGAAACCATCCGGCGGCTTTCGCCGCTATTCGACGGAAACCGTGAAGCGAGTGCGATTTATCAAAAGAGCTCAGGCCCTGGGGTTCACCCTCGAAGAGATTACAGGGCTTCTGGCGCTCGATGAAAGAAGGGCCTGCCTGGAGACTCGCCAGGCCGCCGCACAGAAGCTGGCGTTGATCGAAGAGAAGATTTCAGACCTGTCGAGAATAAAGAAGTCTCTCGCCCGGCTTGTGCATGCCTGCGACTCTTCTGCTGCCGGCGAACCATGTCCGATCATTCATCTGCTCATACAGGACTGA
- a CDS encoding mercury transporter MerT, giving the protein MRSPNTKIELTGGLLAGIGASACCVGPLLLLSLGIGGAWIGNLTALEPYRPVFIVLVFVFLGLAFRKLYLAPVDCDADGLCVTERTRKLQKVLFWLVAPLLLLLVASPWLMPLFYR; this is encoded by the coding sequence ATGCGATCGCCGAACACGAAGATCGAGTTGACGGGAGGGCTGCTTGCGGGTATCGGAGCGTCTGCTTGTTGCGTGGGGCCGCTTCTGCTGTTGAGCCTTGGGATTGGAGGGGCGTGGATCGGCAACCTGACCGCGCTGGAGCCCTATCGACCTGTCTTCATTGTGCTTGTCTTTGTCTTCCTTGGCCTCGCCTTCCGAAAGCTCTATCTGGCGCCTGTCGATTGCGATGCAGATGGACTTTGTGTCACGGAGAGAACACGAAAACTCCAGAAAGTGTTGTTTTGGCTGGTCGCTCCTCTGCTGCTCTTGCTGGTCGCGTCGCCGTGGCTGATGCCGCTCTTCTACCGTTGA
- a CDS encoding cation transporter — protein MRRLIAVLLMGLPVAALAATPQTAVLDVQNMTCSTCSITIRKALEKVPGVMSAKVDYDHKTATVKYDAEKANPSALVKATTNAGFPSKLHDGMQR, from the coding sequence ATGCGAAGACTGATTGCTGTCCTGCTGATGGGGTTGCCGGTGGCCGCTCTGGCTGCGACCCCTCAAACCGCCGTTCTCGATGTACAGAATATGACCTGTTCCACGTGCTCGATCACGATTCGGAAAGCTCTTGAAAAGGTTCCCGGGGTGATGTCCGCAAAGGTGGACTACGATCACAAGACGGCGACAGTGAAGTATGACGCTGAGAAGGCAAACCCATCGGCTCTGGTGAAGGCGACAACGAACGCGGGCTTCCCTTCAAAGCTGCATGACGGTATGCAACGGTGA
- a CDS encoding formylmethanofuran dehydrogenase, producing the protein MEPLDDLLRQAEIAHGHLCAGQILGVRLAMLGCQRLGIAEPRTTGRKRLVTFVEIDRCATDAIAVVTGCRLGKRALKFRDWGKMAATFVDLNAPLDALEDGTPTYKAIRVAALESSKQRARELYPHIENKNQQQMLAYRELPDAELFSEQWVRVPLHPREMPGYKSPRIVCEQCGEGINYDRERQLQAGVTRTLCQACASPETRYYQTL; encoded by the coding sequence ATGGAGCCCCTCGACGACCTCCTTCGCCAGGCAGAGATTGCGCACGGCCACCTCTGCGCCGGGCAGATTCTGGGCGTGCGCCTCGCCATGCTCGGCTGCCAGCGCCTCGGCATCGCCGAGCCCCGCACCACCGGCCGCAAGCGCCTCGTCACCTTCGTCGAGATCGACCGCTGTGCAACAGACGCGATTGCGGTCGTCACCGGCTGCCGTCTCGGCAAGCGCGCGCTCAAGTTCCGCGACTGGGGAAAGATGGCCGCCACCTTCGTCGACCTGAACGCTCCGCTCGATGCTCTCGAAGACGGCACGCCCACCTATAAAGCCATCCGTGTCGCCGCGCTCGAAAGCTCCAAACAGCGCGCCCGCGAGCTCTACCCCCACATCGAAAATAAGAACCAGCAGCAGATGCTCGCCTACCGCGAGCTGCCCGACGCCGAACTTTTCAGCGAGCAGTGGGTCCGCGTGCCGCTCCACCCCCGTGAGATGCCAGGCTACAAGTCCCCGCGCATCGTCTGCGAGCAGTGCGGCGAAGGCATCAACTACGACCGCGAGCGCCAATTACAAGCCGGTGTCACACGAACGCTGTGTCAAGCCTGCGCCTCGCCCGAAACCCGCTACTACCAGACTCTGTAG
- a CDS encoding MarC family protein, with protein MGDLWRHFALGFSALLPVVNPLGSALVFLGLVGLQPPAVYKSLARQIAINMVLFFAVIELVGSFLLSFFGISLPIVQLSGGVVVAAIGWGVLNKPDADKDKESEVKTAVRGDGQDRWSGKTFYPLMFPITAGPGCLVVMLTLSAHTMEGTTLPQTVLARAGLMLAVVLLSLLVYVCYAYAPQITGKISPSTTHGILRVIAFILLCIGVQIAWNGLEALLKPLLGK; from the coding sequence GTGGGCGATTTATGGAGGCACTTTGCCCTGGGGTTCAGCGCGTTGCTGCCTGTGGTCAATCCGCTGGGCTCGGCGCTGGTGTTCCTGGGCCTGGTGGGATTGCAGCCGCCTGCGGTTTACAAGTCGCTGGCCCGGCAGATCGCCATCAATATGGTGTTGTTCTTCGCGGTGATTGAGCTGGTCGGGTCGTTCCTGCTGTCGTTCTTTGGGATTTCGTTGCCGATCGTTCAACTATCGGGAGGCGTGGTGGTGGCCGCGATTGGCTGGGGAGTGCTGAACAAGCCGGACGCGGACAAGGACAAGGAGAGCGAGGTCAAGACGGCGGTGCGCGGCGACGGTCAGGACAGGTGGTCGGGGAAGACGTTTTATCCGCTGATGTTTCCGATTACGGCGGGGCCGGGATGCCTGGTCGTCATGCTGACGCTGAGCGCGCATACGATGGAGGGCACGACGCTGCCGCAGACGGTGCTTGCCCGTGCAGGGTTGATGCTGGCGGTCGTGCTGCTGAGCCTGCTGGTCTACGTATGCTATGCGTATGCACCGCAGATTACAGGAAAGATCTCGCCGTCGACGACGCATGGAATCCTGCGCGTGATTGCGTTCATCCTGTTGTGCATTGGAGTGCAGATCGCATGGAATGGGCTGGAGGCTTTGCTGAAGCCTTTGCTTGGGAAGTAG
- a CDS encoding NADP-dependent oxidoreductase codes for MKVMRLADTQPTQLVEASLPQPQPSPGEVLVRVSAAGIIRTELQWYPTTHTKTGDKRAGAVPAHEFSGTVAAVGESVTDFTIGQAVFGMNDWFEEGALAEYCLALATSIAPAPTTLSPVEAATVPISALTAWQGLFHRGHLHPGDRVLIHGGAGGVGLFAVQIAHLYGAHVIATASPRNFDFIRQLGADEIIDSRATPFEEAITQPVEIVFDTVGGDTLLRSLPFLSPGHYAVTITSDHEAAEDPRIKEAFFIVEPNQRQLMEIAGLIDTSKLKTYVDAVVPFSDANIAYTGTPADRRGHGKLVVAVEPGVR; via the coding sequence ATGAAGGTCATGCGTCTGGCAGACACGCAGCCCACGCAGTTGGTCGAAGCCTCTCTCCCGCAACCTCAACCCAGCCCCGGCGAGGTTCTTGTCCGTGTCTCGGCGGCTGGCATCATACGCACCGAACTCCAGTGGTATCCCACGACGCATACCAAAACCGGCGACAAGCGCGCAGGTGCGGTTCCCGCGCACGAGTTCTCCGGCACCGTCGCCGCCGTGGGCGAAAGTGTGACCGACTTCACCATCGGCCAGGCCGTCTTCGGCATGAACGACTGGTTCGAAGAGGGCGCGCTCGCCGAATACTGCCTCGCACTCGCCACCTCCATCGCCCCCGCCCCCACCACGCTCTCTCCCGTCGAAGCGGCCACCGTTCCCATCAGCGCTCTCACGGCATGGCAGGGGCTCTTCCACCGCGGACATCTTCATCCCGGCGACCGTGTCCTCATCCACGGCGGCGCGGGCGGCGTCGGACTCTTCGCGGTGCAGATCGCGCACCTTTACGGAGCGCACGTCATCGCCACCGCTTCGCCGCGCAACTTCGACTTCATCCGCCAGCTCGGCGCCGACGAGATCATCGACTCGCGCGCAACCCCATTCGAAGAAGCCATCACGCAGCCCGTCGAGATCGTCTTCGACACCGTCGGCGGCGACACGCTGCTGCGCTCGCTTCCGTTCCTCAGCCCCGGTCACTATGCCGTCACGATTACATCCGACCACGAGGCCGCCGAAGATCCCCGCATCAAGGAAGCCTTCTTCATCGTCGAACCCAACCAGCGTCAGCTAATGGAGATCGCCGGCCTCATCGACACCAGCAAGCTGAAGACATACGTCGATGCCGTCGTCCCCTTCTCCGACGCCAACATCGCTTATACCGGAACTCCGGCGGACCGGCGCGGGCACGGAAAGCTCGTCGTCGCCGTCGAGCCAGGCGTTCGCTAG
- a CDS encoding polymer-forming cytoskeletal protein, translating to MWKPNQPGSNSPSTPEPSRPTPPAPSYEAPRAASPVGTGTAAPSSGEQATIGKSLVVKGEVTGSESLYIDGKVEGAINLPGNRVTVGRNGQVAANIVAREVVVLGKVRGNCQASDRVDIRSEGSLTGDVIAARISIEDGAFFKGGIDIRKPGGTDLKGGSAQPASEPVAVEA from the coding sequence ATGTGGAAACCGAATCAGCCGGGAAGCAATAGCCCCTCAACTCCAGAACCGTCGCGGCCGACTCCCCCGGCGCCGAGCTATGAAGCTCCGCGCGCTGCTTCGCCGGTGGGCACGGGAACCGCAGCACCGAGCTCGGGCGAGCAGGCGACGATTGGAAAGTCGCTGGTCGTCAAGGGCGAGGTGACTGGATCAGAGTCGTTGTATATCGACGGCAAGGTGGAAGGCGCGATCAACCTTCCAGGGAACCGCGTCACCGTTGGCCGCAATGGCCAGGTGGCTGCCAACATCGTGGCACGCGAGGTTGTTGTGCTGGGTAAGGTTCGCGGCAACTGCCAGGCGAGCGATCGCGTCGACATCCGCAGCGAAGGTTCGCTGACGGGCGATGTGATTGCAGCGCGCATCTCGATCGAAGATGGCGCATTCTTCAAGGGTGGCATCGACATTCGCAAGCCGGGCGGCACGGACCTCAAGGGCGGTTCCGCCCAGCCTGCGTCCGAGCCAGTCGCCGTGGAAGCGTAA